Proteins encoded by one window of Arachis ipaensis cultivar K30076 chromosome B04, Araip1.1, whole genome shotgun sequence:
- the LOC107636239 gene encoding cellulose synthase-like protein D1, with protein MASSSNSSMGGKLPPQQQGVKFSRRTASGRVVNLSRDDEIDGSGEFGGQNDYINYTVMMPPTPDNQPGTSDSKNPAGASRFASESQQGGMNGGGGGNDGGGGGSKLERRVSTVLNSTNNKSMLLRSQTQDFDHNRWLFETKGTYGIGNACWQEDHNSVADDQNSIGMSDFLDKPWKPLTRKVNISGGIISPYRLLVIFRIVILAFFLSWRIRNPNYDAMWLWGMSIVCEIWFAISWLLDVLPKMNPINRAADLAALHDKFEQPSPSNPTGRSDLPGIDVFVSTADPEKEPPLVTANTILSILGVEYPIEKVSCYISDDGGAILTFEAMAEAVKFAELWVPFCRKHNIEPRNPDAYFSIKKDPTKNKKRPDFVKDRRWMKREYDEFKVRINGLPEAIKKRSEMYNAREEKKEREEMKAKNGGVAGTEDQPLNVPKATWMADGTHWPGTWYTPCADHSKGDHAGILQVMSKVPEHDPVMGYDDEKTLDFTGVDIRIPMFAYVSREKRPGFDHNKKAGAMNAMVRASAVLSNGPFILNLDCDHYVYNSIVLREGMCYMMDRGGDRVCYIQFPQRFEGIDPSDRYANHNTVFFDGNMRALDGLQGPMYVGTGCMFRRYALYGFEPPRFMEHTGLFGRVKTKVNRNPNQAKLNLEDDDTQPLNENNSESSGVPQKFGNSSIFTDTIPIAEFQARPLADHKSVKNGRPPGELLKPRPPMDAPTVAEAIAVISCWYEDKTEWGDRVGWIYGSVTEDVVTGYRMHNRGWRSIYCITKRDAFRGTAPINLTDRLHQVLRWATGSVEIFFSKNNAFFATRRLKFLQRIAYLNVGIYPFTSIFLVVYCFLPALSLFSGQFIVQGLDVTFLFYLLSITVCLILISLLEVKWSGIALEEWWRNEQFWVIGGTSSHLVAVLQGLLKVIAGVEIHFTLTSKSAGEDEEDVYADLYLVKWTSLFIMPLTIIIINLIAVIMGILRTVYSVIPQWNKLFGGLFFSFWVLSHMYPFAKGLMGRKGKVPTIVYVWSGLLSITIALLWISLDPPGGTKQEG; from the exons atggCAAGTTCATCAAATTCATCTATGGGTGGCAAGCTACCACCACAACAACAAGGAGTGAAATTCTCAAGGAGGACAGCGAGTGGAAGGGTTGTTAACCTCTCAAGAGACGACGAAATCGACGGCTCCGGCGAGTTCGGAGGCCAAAATGATTACATCAATTACACCGTTATGATGCCTCCGACGCCGGACAACCAACCCGGCACCTCGGATTCCAAGAACCCGGCCGGGGCCTCTAGGTTTGCCTCTGAGTCACAACAAGGAGGCATGAATGGGGGCGGCGGCGGCAACGACGGTGGTGGTGGAGGGTCTAAATTGGAAAGGAGGGTGTCTACTGTGTTGAACTCAACAAATAACAAGTCTATGTTGTTAAGGAGCCAAACTCAAGATTTTGATCATAACCGTTGGTTGTTTGAGACAAAAGGGACATATGGGATTGGGAATGCTTGTTGGCAAGAAGATCATAATTCTGTTGCTGATGATCAGAATTCAATCGGCATGTCAGATTTCTTGGACAAACCATGGAAACCACTTACTAGGAAAGTTAACATTTCAGGCGGTATAATTAGCCCTTACAG ATTGTTGGTGATATTCCGCATAGTTATTCTAGCATTCTTCTTATCATGGCGAATTAGGAATCCCAACTACGACGCAATGTGGTTGTGGGGAATGTCAATTGTGTGTGAGATTTGGTTTGCAATCTCATGGCTTCTTGATGTGCTTCCAAAAATGAACCCCATAAACAGAGCTGCAGACCTTGCTGCCTTGCACGACAAGTTTGAGCAGCCATCTCCTTCTAACCCTACTGGAAGATCAGACCTTCCTGGCATTGATGTTTTTGTTTCCACCGCTGACCCTGAAAAGGAGCCTCCTCTTGTCACTGCCAACACCATTCTTTCCATTCTTGGTGTTGAATATCCAATTGAGAAGGTCTCCTGCTATATTTCAGATGACGGCGGCGCCATACTCACTTTTGAAGCCATGGCCGAAGCTGTCAAATTTGCTGAG TTATGGGTACCGTTTTGTCGAAAACACAATATTGAACCTAGAAATCCAGATGCTTACTTCAGCATAAAGAAAGACCCAACAAAGAACAAGAAACGTCCAGATTTTGTGAAGGACCGAAGGTGGATGAAGAGAGAGTATGATGAATTTAAGGTGAGAATCAATGGACTCCCAGAGGCAATAAAGAAAAGGAGCGAAATGTACAATGctagggaggagaagaaggagagagaGGAAATGAAGGCAAAAAATGGCGGAGTAGCAGGAACAGAAGATCAACCCCTGAACGTCCCAAAAGCTACATGGATGGCTGATGGCACTCACTGGCCTGGCACCTGGTACACCCCTTGTGCTGATCACTCCAAGGGTGATCATGCCGGAATCTTGCAGGTAATGAGTAAGGTCCCAGAACATGACCCAGTAATGGGATATGATGATGAGAAGACACTGGACTTCACTGGTGTGGACATAAGGATTCCAATGTTCGCATATGTATCGAGAGAGAAGCGCCCTGGTTTTGACCACAACAAGAAAGCAGGAGCCATGAACGCCATGGTTCGAGCTTCGGCTGTTTTGTCCAATGGCCCCTTCATACTCAACTTGGACTGTGACCACTACGTCTATAATTCTATTGTGCTTAGGGAAGGAATGTGTTACATGATGGACCGTGGTGGCGATCGTGTATGTTACATACAATTTCCTCAACGATTTGAAGGGATTGATCCCTCTGATCGTTATGCTAATCACAACACAGTCTTCTTTGATG GAAATATGCGAGCATTGGATGGACTCCAAGGTCCAATGTACGTGGGGACAGGTTGCATGTTTCGAAGGTATGCACTGTACGGATTTGAACCACCAAGATTCATGGAGCACACTGGACTATTTGGTCGGGTAAAAACCAAGGTGAACCGGAACCCCAATCAAGCAAAACTGAATCTAGAAGACGACGACACACAACCCCTAAATGAAAACAATTCAGAATCTAGTGGGGTGCCACAAAAGTTCGGAAACTCGAGCATTTTCACAGATACAATACCCATAGCAGAGTTCCAAGCAAGGCCACTTGCTGATCACAAATCCGTCAAGAATGGAAGGCCACCGGGAGAACTGCTTAAGCCTCGTCCACCCATGGACGCACCAACAGTGGCCGAGGCTATAGCAGTGATCTCGTGCTGGTACGAGGATAAGACAGAATGGGGAGACAGGGTTGGTTGGATTTATGGTTCTGTTACAGAGGATGTTGTCACCGGCTATAGGATGCATAACCGTGGCTGGAGGTCTATCTATTGCATCACAAAAAGAGACGCTTTTCGCGGCACTGCGCCTATAAATCTAACAGACCGTCTCCACCAGGTGTTGAGATGGGCCACAGGATCCGTTGAAATCTTCTTCTCTAAAAACAATGCCTTCTTCGCCACCCGGCGTCTCAAATTCTTACAGCGAATCGCCTATCTCAATGTCGGAATCTACCCCTTCACCTCCATATTTTTAGTTGTCTACTGCTTCTTACCAGCACTGTCCCTTTTCTCGGGACAATTCATAGTCCAAGGTTTGGATGTAACTTTTCTCTTCTACCTTCTTTCCATCACCGTCTGCCTCATATTGATCTCCCTCTTGGAAGTGAAATGGTCCGGCATTGCGCTCGAGGAGTGGTGGCGAAACGAGCAGTTTTGGGTGATTGGAGGAACAAGCTCTCACCTTGTTGCTGTGCTTCAAGGGTTGCTAAAGGTGATAGCAGGGGTGGAGATACATTTCACATTAACATCTAAGTCAGCAGGGGAAGATGAAGAGGACGTATATGCTGATCTTTACTTAGTGAAATGGACTAGTCTCTTTATAATGCCACTAACTATTATCATCATCAATCTTATTGCTGTGATAATGGGGATTTTGAGGACCGTTTATAGTGTGATACCACAATGGAATAAGCTATTTGGGGGATTGTTCTTTAGCTTTTGGGTGCTTTCTCATATGTACCCTTTTGCTAAAGGATTGATGGGTAGGAAAGGAAAAGTTCCCACTATTGTTTATGTCTGGTCAGGCTTGCTTTCCATCACAATTGCATTGCTTTGGATTTCACTTGATCCTCCAGGTGGTACCAAACAGGAGGGATAA
- the LOC107639126 gene encoding glycerol-3-phosphate acyltransferase 3, whose amino-acid sequence MTTTGTLKSSSSELDLDRPNIEDYLPTGSSIQQEPHGKLRLHDLLDISPTLSEAAGAIVDDSFTRCFKSNPPEPWNWNVYLFPLWCCGVVFRYLILFPARILVLTIGWIIFLSSFIPVHLLLKGQDKLRRNIERSLVEMMCSFFVASWTGVVKYHGPRPSRRPKQVFVANHTSMIDFIILEQMTAFAVIMQKHPGWVGLLQSTILESVGCIWFNRTEAKDREIVARKLREHVQGADNNPLLIFPEGTCVNNHYTVMFKKGAFELGCTVCPVAIKYNKIFVDAFWNSRKQSFTKHLLQLMTSWAVVCDVWYLEPQNLKPGETPIEFAERVRDIISHRAGLKKVPWDGYLKYSRPSPKHRERKQQNFAESMLRRLEEK is encoded by the exons ATGACTACCACTGGGACACTCAAGTCTTCTagttctgaattggatcttgatcGACCCAACATCGAAGATTACCTGCCAACAGGATCCTCCATTCAACAAGAACCTCATGGAAAGCTTCGCCT GCATGATTTGCTCGATATTTCTCCTACTTTATCTGAGGCAGCTGGTGCTATTGTAGAT GACTCATTCACAAGATGTTTCAAGTCAAATCCTCCTGAACCATGGAACTGGAATGTTTATTTATTCCCTTTGTGGTGTTGTGGAGTTGTATTTCGATATTTGATTCTGTTTCCGGCAAG GATTCTGGTGCTAACAATAGGATGGATAATATTTCTTTCATCCTTCATTCCAGTGCACCTCCTATTGAAGGGACAAGACAAGTTGAGGAGAAATATTGAG AGATCGTTGGTGGAGATGATGTGTAGTTTCTTTGTTGCATCTTGGACTGGGGTTGTCAAGTACCATGGGCCAAGGCCTAGCAGGCGACCGAAACAG GTTTTTGTGGCCAACCATACTTCCATGATTGATTTCATTATCTTAGAACAGATGACAGCATTTGCTGTTATTATGCAGAAGCATCCTGGATGGGTTG GACTATTGCAGAGTACCATTTTGGAGAGCGTAGGATGTATTTGGTTCAATCGTACAGAGGCAAAGGATCGAGAAATTGTGGCGAGGAA ATTGAGGGAACATGTCCAGGGAGCTGACAATAACCCTCTTCTCATATTTCCTGAAGGGACTTGCGTAAATAATCACTATACAGTTATGTTCAAAAAG gGTGCCTTCGAACTTGGATGCACAGTTTGCCCAGTTGCAATAAAgtataataaaatttttgttgatgCTTTTTGGAATAGTCGAAA ACAATCTTTCACTAAGCATTTGTTGCAGCTAATGACATCATGGGCTGTTGTTTGTGATGTTTGGTACTTGGAGCCACAAAATCTGAAGCCTGGAGAAACACCCATTGAGTTTGCAGAGAG GGTAAGAGACATAATCTCACATCGTGCTGGCCTTAAAAAGGTTCCATGGGATGGATACCTGAAGTATTCTCGTCCTAGCCcgaagcatagagaacgaaa GCAACAGAACTTTGCGGAGTCAATGCTACGGCGTTTGGAGGAAAAATGA
- the LOC110271462 gene encoding uncharacterized protein LOC110271462, whose product MKFQINTLYPNLIKNNQNSQTHSSNPNVITFFPFLLISAPPYPFLSFRKSGKRKKGKERWDRRKRREKGRREREGDGAIAVPSEGRFERASTELREQRSRAAAAPCLANHCRVVSIAVLAGSCHSHCPCREVRRRCCSCQRRRPWVRQRREIREEGRIGTCPATAHSCRSYRRPSSSNPPPPKLLAATSDCASTAGERCCHRKPPLKPVYVGNCRQNPYLLGLDSGICASKLRLLLNHRSFGECRSCRLIGSEGHCCFVSRGTR is encoded by the exons ATGAA ATTCCAAATTAACACTCTATaccctaatttgattaaaaataaccaaaattcTCAGACTCACTCTTCTAACCCTAATGTTATTACATTTTTCCCCTTCCTCCTTATTTCAGCACCGCCATACCCTTTCCTCAGCTTCAGAAAAtcaggaaaaagaaagaaagggaaagaaagatGGGATCggaggaagagaagagagaaagggagaagggagagagagggagacggCGCCATCGCTGTGCCGTCGGAAGGGAGATTCGAGAGAGCGAGCACCGAGTTGAGGGAGCAGAGAAGCCGCGCCGCCGCTGCACCATGCCTCGCGAACCATTGCCGCGTCGTGTCTATCGCCGTCCTCGCAGGCTCCTGTCACAGCCACTGTCCCTGCCGCGAAGTCCGTCGCCGTTGCTGCAGCTGTCAGCGCCGTCGTCCATGGGTGAGGCAGAGGAGAGAGATCCGGGAGGAAGGGAGGATCGGGACCTGTCCAGCCACCGCGCACAGTTGCCGCTCCTATCGCCGGCCATCCTCATCAAATCCGCCGCCTCCGAAGCTTCTGGCCGCGACTTCTGACTGCGCCTCTACCGCCGGAGAGCGCTGCTGCCACCGAAAACCGCCTTTGAAGCCTGTGTATGTTGGAAACTGCCGCCAGAACCCCTATCTTCTTG GTTTGGATTCCGGTATTTGCGCGTCGAAATTAAGGTTGTTATTGAACCACCGGAGCTTCGGGGAGTGCCGGAGCTGCCGCCTGATCGGTTCAGAGGGTCACTGCTGCTTTGTTTCTCGTG gaaccagatga